From Aspergillus fumigatus Af293 chromosome 3, whole genome shotgun sequence, a single genomic window includes:
- a CDS encoding putative F-box and JmjC domain protein: MPDITSLQSHPLEETDSHSFSPDDSLQEDLTGHDAIPCHPLGVKPSGNALLANENLRHATGTFNLLPDELILILLESLDGPSLLRFGRTCKAFYAFTRAEELWKALFIWSPPSWFTWRGTWRSTYLNIPPSKVAILDCSSLFSDALHRPFYCTHISLDTYVSNIPSRNQITRLPDLSPEEFQAEWSSKPFILTQPVKQWPAYKNWSVDSLLAKYGDTVFRAEAVDWKLSTYVDYMRNNADESPLYLFDRAFVSKMGLKVGPPEEEPDATYWPPPCFGEDFFSVLGNDRPDRQWLIIGPERSGSTFHKDPNATSAWNAVIRGSKYWIMFPSSSKLPPPPGVFVSDDQSEVTSPLSIAEWLLCFHAEARRTPGCIEGICGEGEILHVPSGWWHLVVNLEPSIAITQNFTPRAHLTATLDFLSNKANQVSGFRKDVHNPYERFVENMRKTHPELLQQALDELQKKSDGRKRKWDELVHGKVAQEDAGDASEGGGFSFGFGDDSDIEVP; this comes from the exons ATGCCTGATATTACATCTTTGCAGAGTCACCCACTGGAGGAGACTGATTCTCATTCTTTCTCACCGGATGACAGCCTCCAGGAAGATCTAACTGGTCATGATGCAATCCCCTGTCATCCGCTAGGCGTAAAGCCGAGTGGCAACGCTCTTCTTGCCAATGAGAATCTCCGTCATGCGACTGGGACGTTCAATCTTCTGCCGGATGAGCTGATTTTGATACTGCTAGAGTCTCTGGATGGTCCAAGTCTATTGCGGTTCGGGAGGACCTGTAAAGCCTTTTATGCATTTACAAGAGCTGAGGAATTGTGGAAGGCTCTTTTCATTTG GTCGCCCCCTTCGTGGTTCACATGGAGAGGAACATGGCGCTCGACATACCTCAACATCCCTCCTTCCAAAGTTGCCATATTGGACTGCTCAAGTCTGTTTTCTGatgctcttcatcgtccaTTTTATTGCACACACATCTCCTTGGACACTTATGTGAGCAATATTCCCTCGAGAAATCAGATCACCCGTCTTCCGGACCTTTCCCCAGAGGAATTCCAGGCAGAGTGGTCCAGCAAGCCTTTCATTTTGACACAGCCGGTGAAGCAGTGGCCGGCTTACAAGAACTGGTCCGTAGACTCACTGCTTGCCAAATACGGAGACACAGTCTTTCGTGCCGAGGCTGTGGATTGGAAATTGAGCACCTACGTGGATTACATGAGGAACAACGCAGACGAGAGTCCTTTGTATCTATTTGACCGGGCCTTTGTGTCGAAAATGGGGCTCAAGGTTGGTCCGCCAGAGGAGGAACCTGATGCGACATACTGGCCTCCTCCGTGCTTTGGGGAAGACTTCTTCTCCGTGCTGGGGAATGACCGCCCGGACAGGCAATGGCTCATTATTGGCCCTGAGAGATCTGGTAGTACGTTCCACAAGGACCCCAATGCGACCAGTGCCTGGAACGCGGTCATTCGCGGCTCCAAGTACTGGATCATGTTTCCCTCGTCGTCCAAACTGCCACCCCCGCCTGGTGTCTTTGTTTCGGACGATCAGAGCGAAGTCACATCGCCTCTGAGCATTGCAGAATGGCTGCTTTGCTTCCATGCAGAGGCGCGGCGCACACCTGGCTGCATTGAAGGTATTTGTGGTGAAGGGGAAATTCTTCATGTGCCTTCAGGATGGTGGCATTTGGTCGTGAATCTCGAACCTTCCATTGCTATTACGCAGAATTTCACCCCGCGTGCGCATCTGACTGCCACTCTTGACTTCTTGTCTAACAAAGCCAATCAGGTTTCGGGTTTCAGGAAAGATGTGCATAACCCCTACGAGCGGTTTGTGGAAAACATGCGCAAGACTCACCCGGAGTTACTCCAGCAGGCGCTGGACGAGTTGCAGAAAAAGTCAGATGGCAGGAAACGCAAGTGGGATGAGCTGGTTCACGGAAAGGTGGCCCAGGAGGACGCCGGAGACGCCTCTGAAGGAGGGGGATTTAGTTTCGGCTTTGGAGATGATAGCGACATAGAAGTCCCCTGA
- the tif1 gene encoding putative eukaryotic translation initiation factor 4: protein MASNDKGLEEIPEGQIESNYDEITDSFDAMDLKPELLRGVYAYGFERPSAIQQRAILPIIKGNDVIAQAQSGTGKTATFSISALQKLDPNVKGCQALILAPTRELAQQIQKVVVAIGDFMNIECHACIGGTNVREDMKALQEGPQVVVGTPGRVQDMIQRRVLRTDNLKMFILDEADEMLSRGFTEQIYDIFQLLPQSTQVVLLSATMPQDVLEVTTKFMRDPVRILVKKQELTLEGIKQFYIAVEKEEWKLDTLSDLYETVTITQAVIFCNTRRKVDWLTDKLTARDFTVSAMHGDMEQAQRDVIMKEFRSGSSRVLIATDLLARGIDVQQVSLVINYDLPANRENYIHRIGRGGRFGRKGVAINFVTADDVRMMREIEQFYSTQIEEMPMNVAGKFNHVDISLD, encoded by the exons ATGGCTTCTAACGACAAGGGTTTGGAGGAGATCCCCGAGG GACAGATCGAGTCCAACTACGATGAGATCACCGACTCCTTCGATGCTATGGACCTGAAGCCCGAGCTTCTTCGCG GTGTCTACGCCTACGGTTTCGAGCGTCCCTCTGCTATCCAGCAGCGTGCTATCCTTCCCATCATCAAGG GTAACGATGTCATCGCCCAGGCTCAGTCCGGTACCGGAAAGACTGCCactttctccatctccgctCTCCAGAAGCTCGACCCCAACGTCAAGGGATGCCAGGCTCTCATCCTTGCTCCCACCCGTGAGTTGGCTCAGCAGATCCAGAAGGTCGTTGTTGCCATCGGTGACTTCATGAACATTGAGTGCCACGCTTGCATTGGTGGTACCAACGTTCGTGAGGACATGAAGGCTCTTCAGGAGGGTCCCCAGGTCGTTGTCGGTACTCCCGGCCGTGTCCAGGACATGATCCAGCGCCGTGTCCTTCGCACCGACAACCTGAAGATGTTCATCCTCGACGAGGCCGATGAGATGCTTTCT CGTGGTTTCACCGAGCAAATCTACGacatcttccagctccttccTCAGTCTACTCAGGTCGTCCTGCTGTCTGCTACCATGCCCCAGGATGTCCTTGAGGTTACCACCAAGTTCATGCGCGACCCCGTCCGTATCctggtgaagaagcaggaactCACCCTGGAAGGTATCAAGCAGTTCTACATCGCCgtcgagaaggaagagtgGAAGCTCGACACCCTGTCCGATCTCTACGAGACTGTCACCATCACCCAGGCTGTCATCTTCTGCAACACCCGCCGCAAGGTCGACTGGCTCACTGATAAGCTGACTGCCCGTGACTTCACTGTCTCCGCCATGCACGGTGATATGGAGCAGGCCCAGCGTGATGTTATCATGAAGGAGTTCCGCTCTGGTTCTTCCCGTGTCCTGATCGCCACCGATCTTCTGGCTCGTGGTATCGACGTTCAGCAGGTTTCCCTGGTCATCAACTACGACTTGCCCGCCAACCGTGAGAACTACATTCACCGTATCGGTCGTGGTGGTCGTTTCGGTCGTAAGGGTGTTGCCATCAACTTCGTCACTGCTGACGATGTCCGCATGATGCGTGAGATCGAGCAGTTCTACAGCACCCAGATCGAGGAGATGCCCATGAACGTTGCTGGTAAGTTCAACCATGTGGATATTAGCCTTGATTGA
- a CDS encoding chromatin modification-related protein EAF6/MEAF6, whose protein sequence is MADTVPAQAPAATGRPTGAATATAPATAGASGTTTGTQPSGTNNPTTGNANANTSTTTTDSDSGNRGLPYYEKLRRDLRDALQKKRLMDKSMAQLEDQIYRFEQSYLEETTAGNIIKGFDNYIKGSGSSTGLGASGIALAGGMGGAARRKSQVTDADRVFSRSSASFMRDSPAPSSVQTTPSHAPTPTSTYNGSNGKPNGEGTSSAAASVKGSSSSSSKNKKKANGAGNKDKDKDDEGDEGGDKPPTKRLKITYGRD, encoded by the exons ATGGCAGACACCGTCCCAGCTCAGGCTCCAGCCGCAACAGGCAGACCAACAGGTGCAGCAACCgcaacagcaccagcaacagcaggcGCATCAGGCACAACAACAGGCACACAACCCTCCGGCACCAACAACCCAACCACCGGCAACGCTAACGCCAACAcatccacaaccacaacagaCTCAGACAGCGGCAACCGAGGCCTCCCCTACTACGAAAAACTCCGCCGCGACCTCCGCGACGCCCTGCAAAAGAAACGCCTTATGGACAAAAGCATG GCCCAACTCGAAGACCAAATCTACCGTTTTGAGCAATCCTACCTCGAAGAAACCACCGCCGGAAACATCATCAAGGGTTTCGACAACTATATCAAGGGGTCCGGGTCAAGCACGGGGCTTGGCGCAAGCGGGATCGCGCTGGCAGGGGGCATGGGCGGCGCGGCACGTCGCAAGTCGCAGGTGACAGATGCAGATAGGGTGTTTTCGAGGAGTTCGGCGAGTTTCATGCGG GATTCTCCCGCGCCATCATCCGTGCAGACTACGCCTTCGCATGCGCCGACGCCGACGTCGACATACAACGGGTCGAATGGGAAGCCGAATGGCGAGGGGACGTCGTCTGCTGCGGCGAGTGTGAAGgggtcttcgtcttcgtcgtcgaaAAATAAGAAGAAAGCGAACGGGGCCGGtaacaaggacaaggataaggatgatgagggcgaCGAAGGAGGGGATAAGCCGCCTACGAAGCGGTTGAAGATTACTTATGGGAGGGATTAG
- a CDS encoding fumarylacetoacetate hydrolase family protein, which yields MAASIRANCRKVICIGRNYADHITELNNTKPKQPFFFLKPPSSILLPREGPVLLPKGVSLHYEVELALVMGKTVRDLDPNDEKGALDAIRSYLLAIDMTGRNVQDEAKKKGLPWSIAKGFDTFLPISEEIPKARIPDPHNAFLRLSVGSQLRQADSTGLMLYRIPRQLAEISRVMTLEKGDLVLTGTPKGVGEVKAGDVMKASIEVDGKEIEEGRIEVEVKDREGRYVYSET from the exons ATGGCAGCCTCAATAAGAGCCAATTGCAGAAAGGTGATTTGCATCGGCCGCAACTATGC CGACCACATTACAGAACTCAACAATACCAAGCCGAAGCagcctttcttcttcctgaagCCTCCGTCTTCTATTCTTCTGCCGCGCGAGGGTCCCGTTCTGCTCCCCAAGGGAGTTAGCCTGCACTATGAGGTGGAATTGGCGCTGGTGATGGGCAAGACGGTTCGGGATCTGGACCCGAATGATGAGAAGGGTGCTCTGGATGCGATTCGCA GCTACCTCCTCGCCATTGACATGACCGGCCGGAACGTCCAAGACgaggcaaagaagaagggcctCCCTTGGTCCATCGCCAAGGGCTTTGACACTTTCCTGCCCATTTCCGAAGAGATTCCCAAGGCGCGCATTCCCGATCCACATAATGCTTTCTTGCGCCTCAGCGTTGGGTCCCAGCTTCGTCAGGCAGATTCCACCGGCCTCATGCTCTACCGGATCCCCAGGCAGCTAGCAGAGATCTCGCGCGTCATGACGCTGGAGAAGGGCGATCTTGTTCTTACTGGTACCCCCAAGGGAGTTGGAGAGGTCAAGGCCGGTGACGTGATGAAGGCGTCCATCGAGGTGGACGggaaggagatcgaggagggTAGAATCGAGGTGGAGGTGAAAGATCGGGAGGGCAGATATGTGTACAGTGAGACGTGA
- the ams1 gene encoding alpha-mannosidase produces the protein MGGDVPLRAPSSLPRAPEHPVGQRIKSIYTDRLRQFTDSGQYREQSLISKLYEATTSDEDHVKLSVYSPPDLQRPTFEEATSHEFTPTHIGASFGPSWSTHWFRIRLTVPRDMLDKERLEFHWDANNEGLVWTDDGRPVQGLTGGGERIEWVIPDAWRDGKEHTFYIEMACNAMFGNAPGGDSIQPPAPDKYYTLHTARITAVNVEARALFYDFWIIGDAAREFPGDSWEAHEANMVANAIMDAFIAGHGSRDSIKEARRIAQKYLGDKVDSSDVYETDTQPIVYAIGHCHIDSCWLWPWAETKRKVARSWSNQCDLMDRYPEHRFTCSQAQQFKWLEQYYPSVFDRVKRWVKKGHFQPIGGSWVEHDTNLPSGESLVRQFIYGQRFFESRFGERCSTFWLPDTFGYSSQIPQICRLAGMSRFFTQKLSWNNINNFPHTTFKWVALDGSQVMCHMAPSETYTAEAHFGDVKRSVTQHKSLDHDNTSLLVFGKGDGGGGPTFEHLEKLRRCRGLSDKVGLLPRVKMGDSVDDFFTRLEQKVANGTEFVTWYGELYFELHRGTYTTQANNKRNNRKSEFLLRELEYLSTLASLTKTNGEYKYPKNDIDDMWEGVLLCQFHDCLPGSSIEMCYDDSDKLYAQIFETGERARQQALEALGFPENSAGKSLVAINTLPWFRSEIVKIPDEFVALTGSRYALARGDPGLIQCQVLDAKRKPTVTVAEIRPGIFRLDNGKLRVDVQDGVITSLYDLEAEREVIAKGGKAGQLVVFDDKPLYWQAWDVEVYHLDSRKELQAGKTSIAEEGPHRVSVATTIQISDQSWVKTTISLAAAVDDQPSYVEFESEVEWQETMKFLKVEFPVDITNTEASYETQYGITRRPTHYNTSWDMAKFEVCCHKWADLSEYGYGVSILNDSKYGFATCGNLMRLSLLRAPKAPDAHADMGRHHIRYAILPHAGPLDARTVRAGYNFNSPLILRRCSGMQSADVFRSIAVRGSQSLILDVVKRGEDDEDVSRGELPKRPGKSIILRIYESLGGRSRGTIHAKFPVKEAWKCNVLEDNEERLEVCKGEDDVAVKIELRAFEVATYRLQL, from the exons ATGGGTGGAGACGTCCCATTGCGAGCTCCAAGCTCACTCCCTCGAGCCCCAGAACATCCTGTCGGTCAACGCATCAAGAGCATTTACACGGATCGACTGCGCCAGTTCACAGACTCAGGCCAGTACCGTGAGCAAAGCCTCATCTC CAAGCTCTACGAAGCTACCACCTCCGACGAAGACCATGTCAAGCTGTCCGTCTACTCCCCCCCGGACCTGCAGCGTCCTACGTTCGAGGAGGCGACATCGCACGAGTTCACGCCCACGCATATCGGCGCCTCTTTCGGCCCTAGTTGGTCGACGCACTGGTTCCGGATTCGGCTGACGGTCCCGCGCGATATGCTCGACAAAGAACGATTGGAGTTCCATTGGGATGCAAATAATGAGGGCTTGGTGTGGACGGATGATGGTCGGCCGGTGCAGGGGTTGACTGGTGGCGGGGAGCGGATCGAGTGGGTTATTCCTGATGCGTGGCGCGATGGCAAGGAGCATACGTTTTACATTGAGATGGCGTGCAATGCCATGTTTGGGAATGCGCCTGGCGGCGACTCGATTCAGCCGCCTGCGCCGGATAAGTACTATACGCTCCATACGGCGCGGATTACTGCCGTCAACGTTGAGGCGCGGGCGCTGTTTTATGATTTCTGGATCATTGGCG ACGCGGCGAGAGAGTTCCCCGGTGACTCTTGGGAGGCTCATGAAGCCAATATGGTTGCCAATGCCATCATGGACGCTTTTATAGCGGGCCACGGAAGCCGGGACTCCATCAAGGAGGCTCGCAGAATCGCTCAGAAGTATCTTGGGGATAAGGTCGACTCGTCTGATGTTTATGAGACGGATACCCAGCCCATTGTCTACGCCATCGGGCACTGCCATATCGACTCCTGCTGGCTCTGGCCTTGGGCGGAGACAAAGCGCAAGGTTGCTCGCTCATGGTCTAACCAGTGTGACCTGATGGACCGGTATCCAGAGCACCGATTCACTTGTTCTCAGGCACAACAGTTTAAGTGGCTAGAGCAGTATTACCCTTCAGTCTTTGACCGCGTCAAACGATGGGTAAAGAAGGGCCATTTCCAGCCGATTGGTGGTAGCTGGGTCGAACACGACACTAACTTGCCCAGCGGAGAGTCGTTGGTACGACAATTCATTTACGGCCAAAGGTTCTTTGAAAGCCGCTTTGGCGAGCGTTGCAGCACCTTCTGGCTGCCGGATACATTCGGCTACTCAAGTCAAATCCCTCAGATCTGCCGGCTGGCGGGCATGAGCCGCTTCTTTACCCAGAAACTCAGCTGGAACAATATCAACAACTTCCCGCACACTACCTTCAAATGGGTTGCGCTTGACGGCAGCCAGGTAATGTGCCACATGGCCCCGTCTGAGACCTACACCGCAGAAGCACATTTTGGCGACGTTAAACGCAGCGTGACCCAGCACAAGTCGCTGGATCATGACAACACTTCGCTTCTGGTGTTTGGAAAAGGAGATGGTGGCGGTGGCCCTACCTTTGAACATCTAGAGAAGCTGCGCCGCTGCCGGGGTCTAAGTGACAAGGTTGGCTTGCTTCCGCGCGTGAAGATGGGAGACTCGGTCGATGATTTCTTCACGAGGCTTGAGCAAAAGGTTGCAAATGGAACAGAGTTTGTCACCTGGTATGGCGAGCTCTACTTTGAACTGCACCGGGGCACATACACTACGCAGGCGAACAACAAGAGGAACAACCGCAAGTCTGAATTTCTGCTGCGCGAACTAGAATATCTGTCGACTCTCGCATCCCTTACCAAGACAAACGGCGAGTACAAATATCCAAAGAATGATATTGATGATATGTGGGAAGGTGTGCTTCTATGCCAGTTCCACGATTGCCTACCCGGAAGCTCTATTGAGATGTGCTACGACGATTCGGACAAGCTGTATGCGCAGATTTTTGAGACGGGTGAGCGGGCCAGACAACAAGCTCTCGAAGCGCTTGGGTTTCCCGAGAACAGTGCCGGCAAGAGTCTTGTTGCCATCAACACGTTGCCTTGGTTTCGCTCGGAAATTGTCAAAATCCCGGATGAGTTCGTCGCGTTGACAGGCTCACGGTATGCTCTAGCAAGAGGAGATCCTGGCCTCATCCAATGCCAGGTTCTAGATGCTAAACGAAAGCCCACCGTGACGGTAGCAGAGATACGACCTGGCATTTTCCGTCTTGACAATGGCAAGTTGAGGGTCGATGTTCAGGATGGCGTCATTACTTCTTTGTATGACCTCGAAGCCGAGCGAGAAGTCATCGCCAAGGGAGGCAAGGCGGGACAGCTCGTCGTCTTTGACGACAAGCCGCTTTACTGGCAAGCCTGGGATGTGGAAGTTTACCACCTCGATTCGAGAAAAGAGCTCCAGGCGGGAAAGACCTCCATCGCAGAGGAAGGCCCGCACCGTGTCAGCGTGGCCACCACAATCCAAATTAGCGACCAGAGCTGGGTCAAGACGACAATCAGCCTGGCTGCGGCGGTGGATGACCAGCCCTCTTATGTCGAGTTTGAGAGCGAAGTCGAGTGGCAGGAGACCATGAAGTTCCTCAAGGTCGAATTCCCCGTGGACATTACCAACACAGAGGCATCGTACGAGACTCAATATGGAATCACCAGGCGACCGACGCATTACAACACAAG CTGGGACATGGCCAAATTCGAGGTCTGCTGCCACAAATGGGCCGACCTGTCAGAGTACGGCTACGGAGTCTCGATCCTCAATGACTCCAAATACGGCTTTGCAACCTGCGGTAACCTGATGCGTCTCTCGCTTCTGCGTGCCCCCAAAGCCCCAGACGCCCATGCCGACATGGGCCGCCATCATATTCGCTACGCCATTCTCCCGCATGCTGGCCCCCTGGATGCCCGCACCGTCCGCGCGGGATACAATTTCAACAGTCCTCTTATCCTGCGCCGTTGCTCCGGCATGCAATCCGCTGACGTGTTCAGATCCATCGCTGTCAGGGGCTCACAGTCTCTCATCTTGGACGTGGTCAAGCGCGgagaggacgatgaagacgtTTCTCGGGGCGAGCTGCCCAAGCGACCCGGGAAAAGCATCATCCTTCGTATCTACGAGTCGCTGGGCGGTAGATCGAGGGGTACGATCCACGCCAAGTTCCCGGTCAAGGAGGCTTGGAAGTGCAATGTGCTTGAGGACAATGAGGAGCGGTTGGAGGTTTGCAAGGGCGAGGACGACGTCGCAGTCAAGATTGAGCTGCGAGCTTTTGAGGTTGCCACCTATCGCTTGCAGCTGTAA
- a CDS encoding low-affinity Cu transporter, which produces MHQLSTSICLCFVISSPYVYLVSIACVLWTSIPFTSGMMDHSAMHHSGMDMDHGHGDMDMGGQCNMNMLFTWSTKDLCIVFSQWHITGPFSLLMSLIVIVLLTAGYEGVRQATRKYEAAQAQRLNVFSTTTATIARLKPSLTNGVQGNEFADESATTNVPSSQTPNESSPLVAGRDNRRAVEQRGKIILAALYAVQVFYSFFIMLLFMTYNGFVMLAVAVGAFAGYLVFGDNQSAAKTVACH; this is translated from the exons ATGCATCAACTTTCAACGTCAATCTGTCTCTGTTTTGTCATTTCCAGTCCTTACGTTTACCTTGTATCTATAGCGTGTGTTCTTTGGACAAGTATACCATTTACATCTGGAATGATGGATCACAGCGCCATGCACCATTCCGGCATGGATATGGACCATGGACATGGCGACATGGATATGGGCGGACAGTGCAATATGAAT ATGCTATTCACCTGGTCCACCAAGGACCTTTGCATCGTCTTCAGCCAGTGGCATATCACTGGccccttctccctcctcatGTCCCTGATTGTCATAGTGCTCTTGACAGCAGGTTACGAGGGTGTCCGGCAAGCCACCCGAAAATACGAAGCTGCCCAAGCGCAGCGTCTGAACGTTTTCTCGACAACAACAGCTACGATCG CTCGACTGAAGCCTTCATTGACGAACGGTGTGCAAGGCAATGAGTTCGCCGACGAGTCCGCCACCACCAACGTTCCCTCAAGTCAAACCCCCAACGAGAGCTCACCGCTGGTTGCAGGTAGGGACAACAGACGGGCCGTGGAGCAAAGAGGCAAGATCATCCTTGCAGCTTTGTATGCCGTGCAAGTGTTCTATagcttcttcatcat GCTGCTGTTCATGACGTATAATGGGTTCGTCATGCTTGCAGTTGCTGTTGGTGCTTTCGCCGGATATCTGGTGTTTGGAGATAACCAGTCAGCTGCTAAGACTGTTGCTTGTCATTGA
- a CDS encoding PWI domain-containing protein codes for MTSSVDAKLLKQTKFPPEFNRKVDMKKVNIEVMKKWIAGKISEILGNEDDVVIELCFNLLEGSRFPDIKSLQIQLTGFLDKDTPKFCKDLWSLCLSAQENPQGVPKELLEAKKLELIQEKIAAEKAAEEARRKREQELARERELEEIRRRERFDRNRGRRGGGRGGRDFDRRPYRDNRSPPRRLSRERFRDPPSRREFDSYVPSGSRRGRRPSRSPSASPSRSRSVSSSRSPPRRRLPSRDRYKRRRSVSGSVSPERGDYRRPRRRNPDYGDRARSISRSDSSRSRTPRRDQRRRRSVSSRSSSRSPAPRDRRRGESRSHSRSRSRSRRPDEKNSRRRGSSPDTSRTDKNEPTADSAKARKSRDDRRLSRSRDRDDERRRRRSTRSVSRSRSRSRGRSRTGSVSPRRASRSRSRSYGRERKRRRSIERYAPAARRRRNTSSVSTHTEKRQRMADPAEESAKRSSPPPEQPSSTDHDTKDTEEGIHSKPNRPRISSTELREKLLRERLVAMRRTASHDKVGGNTTASKQHTVGT; via the exons ATGACTTCCAGCGTAGATGCCAAATTACTTAAACAGACCAAGTTCCCTCCCGAGTTCAATCGGAAGGTGGATATGAAAAAGGTCAATATTGAGGTTATGAAGAA ATGGATCGCGGGAAAGATCTCTGAGATACTTGGAAACGAGGACGATGTCGTCATTGAGCTCTGTTTTAACTTACTAGAAGGCTCGCGATTT CCAGATATCAAATCTCTACAAATCCAGCTTACTGGCTTTCTGGATAAGGATACGCCCAAGTTCTGTAAAGATCTCTGGTCACTATGTCTCAGCGCTCAAGAGAACCCCCAAGGCGTCCcgaaggagctgctggaagcTAAGAAGCTCGAGCTTATACAAGAGAAG ATCGCGGCCGAGAAAGCAGCGGAAGAAGCCCGCCGCAAGAGGGAGCAAGAGCTAGCACGCGAAAgggagctggaagagatccGGCGAAGAGAACGTTTCGATCGCAATCGGGGCAGGCGAGGCGGTGGTCGTGGAGGCCGAGACTTTGATAGACGGCCATACAGGGACAACCGATCGCCACCCAGGCGACTAAGCCGCGAGCGATTTCGCGATCCGCCCTCAAGACGAGAATTTGATTCTTACGTTCCCTCCGGTTCGCGCCGGGGCCGTCGGCCTTCAAGATCGCCCAGTGCCTCTCCCTCCCGCTCTCGTTCCGTTTCCTCATCTCGATCGCCACCCCGTCGACGCCTACCTAGCAGAGACAGATACAAACGTCGCCGCTCCGTGAGTGGCTCTGTTTCTCCAGAAAGAGGAGACTACAGGAGACCGAGAAGACGCAACCCAGACTACGGTGATCGAGCTAGATCCATTTCCCGCAGTGATTCATCGCGCTCACGTACTCCCAGAAGAGACCAAAGGAGACGAAGATCTGTCTCTTCCCGCAGTTCATCCCGTTCGCCTGCTCCCCGAGACCGGCGCAGAGGGGAAAGCCGCTCCCACTCCAGGTCAAGGTCTAGGTCTCGACGGCCGGATGAGAAGAATAGCAGACGGAGGGGATCCTCACCTGACACCTCAAGAACTGACAAGAATGAACCAACCGCTGATTCTGCAAAGGCCCGCAAGTCCCGTGATGATCGCCGTTTGAGTCGCAGCAGAGATCGCGATGATGAGCGCAGACGACGACGCTCAACCAGGAGTGTCAgccgcagtcgcagtcgcagtcgagGCCGTTCTCGCACTGGCAGCGTCAGTCCGAGGCGTGCTTctcgcagccgcagccgcagttatgggagagaaaggaagagacgTCGCTCTATTGAGAGATATGCCCCTGCTGCCCGAAGACGGCGCAACACCTCTTCTGTATCTACACATACTGAGAAACGACAGAGGATGGCTGATCCAGCCGAGGAATCCGCAAAGCGGTCGTCTCCACCGCCTGAGCAGCCGAGCTCGACAGATCACGACACGAAGGATACTGAAGAG GGTATCCACTCAAAACCGAATCGGCCACGCATATCGAGCACGGAGCTGCGCGAGAAGCTTCTCCGCGAACGGCTAGTTGCAATGCGCCGCACTGCCTCTCATGATAAGGTAGGTGGCAATACGACAGCGTCCAAGCAGCATACGGTTGGAACATGA